The Bacillota bacterium genome contains the following window.
GGTGTACCTGCAGCATGTTGGTCGAACCCGGCAGGTCGGTCTTCACGCCGGCCGCGACCACCACCCGATCCCCCGAACTCACCAGGTTCGTCTCTCGGGCGGCCCCCAGCGACACGTCGATCATTTCGTCGATGTTGCGGGCTCTCGGGACCACGACGGGGACGACCCCCCACACCACCGCAAGCTGCCGTGCCACCTCAGAATACGGCGTGGCCGCCACGATCGGCGCACGCGGGCGAAAACGCGCCACCATGCGAGCCGTCGCACCCGATTGGGTCGAGCAGAGGATGGCCGAGGCGCCCACGTCCTCGGCCGCCTCGCAGGTGGCGCGACTGATGGCCTGAGCCACCGTGGGATCCAGGGCGCCGGCGGCAGCAGGCGCGCCGGGTCCTCGCCCGGGCCAGCTGCCGGGGTCGCGCCAGTAGGGGTAGGCGCGTTCGGCGCTGATGGCTATGCGGTGCAGCATGGAGACGGCCTCCACGGGGTGTTCGCCCACGGCCGTCTCGCCCGAGAGCATCACCGCATCGGCGCCGTCAAAGATCGCGTTGGCCACGTCCGTCACTTCGGCCCGGGTGGGAAGGGGGCTCCGAACCATGGACTCCAGCATCTGCGTGGCTACGATGACCGGCTTGCCGGCCGCGTTGCAGCGCCGGATGATCTCCTTTTGCGCGAGGGGCACCTCCTCCAGGGGGATGTCCACCCCCAGGTCGCCGCGCGCCACCATCACGCCGTCCGCCGAGGCCACGATGGCATCGAGGTTGCGCAAGCCCTCGGCGCTTTCAATCTTAGCAACGATGCACGCCCTGGAGCCGGCGCGCCGCAGCTCGTCGCGGACGGCCTCCACGTGCTCGGCCCGCCGCACGAAGCTCGCTGCCACGAAGTCCACGCCCACCCGGGCGGCCCAGAGCAGGTGCTGCCGGTCGGCTGCGGTCAGCGCCGGCAGCGCCACGTCCACCCCGGGAAGCGCCACGCCCTTGCGGGAGCGCAGAAGCCCTCCGTTTTGCACCCGGCAGCGCACCCGGCGCTCCTCCACACTCTCGACCACCAGCCGGATGGCACCGTCGTCGAGGTGGATGGCCTGGTCGGGGCGAACGGACTGCGCGAGCTGCGGGTAACCAACGGCGATCGCCCCCGGCCCGGCCGGCTCGCCGGGCTCCACCCCTTCCAGGACCACCACGTCCCCCGGCTTCAACCGGATGGGCTCGTCAGGCAGGTCTCCCAGCCGGATCTTGGGCCCCTGGATATCCAGCATGACGGCCAGTTGTCGCTGGTGCCGGCCGCTGAGGCGCCGGAGCCGCTCCAGCCGCCGGGTGTGCTCGTCGAGGGTCCCGTGAGAAAGGTTGAGGCGGGCCACGTCCATTCCCGCATCGAGCATGCCGGTCAGGATCTCTTCGGTTTCACTTGCCGGGCCGATGGTGCATACGAGCTTCGTATGGCGGAACGATAC
Protein-coding sequences here:
- the pyk gene encoding pyruvate kinase, coding for MVSFRHTKLVCTIGPASETEEILTGMLDAGMDVARLNLSHGTLDEHTRRLERLRRLSGRHQRQLAVMLDIQGPKIRLGDLPDEPIRLKPGDVVVLEGVEPGEPAGPGAIAVGYPQLAQSVRPDQAIHLDDGAIRLVVESVEERRVRCRVQNGGLLRSRKGVALPGVDVALPALTAADRQHLLWAARVGVDFVAASFVRRAEHVEAVRDELRRAGSRACIVAKIESAEGLRNLDAIVASADGVMVARGDLGVDIPLEEVPLAQKEIIRRCNAAGKPVIVATQMLESMVRSPLPTRAEVTDVANAIFDGADAVMLSGETAVGEHPVEAVSMLHRIAISAERAYPYWRDPGSWPGRGPGAPAAAGALDPTVAQAISRATCEAAEDVGASAILCSTQSGATARMVARFRPRAPIVAATPYSEVARQLAVVWGVVPVVVPRARNIDEMIDVSLGAARETNLVSSGDRVVVAAGVKTDLPGSTNMLQVHQVP